In one Arenibacter antarcticus genomic region, the following are encoded:
- a CDS encoding calcium/sodium antiporter: MQDILFIGFGLVLLIFGGNWLLKAAVAMSLQLNIPKIVIGMTVVSFATSAPELIVSVKAAMDGFPDLALGNVVGSNIANLGLVLGITVILSNIDVKKSFYTTDWPVMMLASLLFFGFIYFDGEIQRYEGLAMLICLFIFLVYLLRFQKTAVVDELPEDDMPLPLYKTVLFLGLGGAALWGGSELLIQGAVGLATLYGVSERIIAVTVVSVGTSIPELAASVIAVLKKEKAISLGNLIGSNIFNLLAVLGITAMIQPIKVMDQGLLTNDIFWMLGISFVILPLVFIPKGLRLGWRDGLILLSGYITFVYLTVT, encoded by the coding sequence ATGCAGGATATTCTATTTATAGGCTTTGGTTTAGTATTGTTGATTTTTGGTGGGAATTGGCTATTAAAAGCGGCAGTGGCAATGTCCTTGCAGCTAAATATTCCAAAAATAGTGATTGGGATGACAGTGGTGTCATTTGCCACATCGGCGCCAGAATTAATAGTAAGTGTGAAAGCTGCAATGGATGGATTTCCGGATCTGGCCCTTGGTAACGTGGTTGGTTCCAATATAGCAAACCTTGGATTGGTGCTGGGGATAACTGTAATACTTTCAAATATAGACGTAAAAAAAAGTTTCTATACGACAGATTGGCCCGTTATGATGTTGGCTTCCCTCCTGTTCTTCGGATTTATTTATTTTGATGGAGAGATACAACGGTACGAAGGCCTCGCGATGTTGATCTGTCTTTTCATTTTTTTAGTATACCTATTGCGATTTCAAAAAACGGCTGTTGTAGATGAATTGCCCGAAGATGATATGCCACTTCCACTTTATAAAACGGTATTATTTTTAGGACTGGGAGGAGCTGCCTTATGGGGAGGATCGGAGTTATTGATCCAAGGTGCAGTTGGTTTGGCTACCCTTTATGGGGTAAGTGAGCGTATTATAGCCGTTACCGTAGTTTCGGTGGGGACAAGTATCCCTGAATTGGCTGCTTCGGTAATTGCGGTTCTAAAAAAGGAAAAAGCTATTTCATTAGGAAACCTTATTGGGTCCAATATTTTCAATCTTTTGGCAGTATTGGGAATAACAGCTATGATACAGCCTATTAAAGTGATGGATCAAGGATTGTTGACCAATGATATTTTTTGGATGCTGGGAATATCGTTTGTGATATTGCCTTTGGTATTCATTCCAAAAGGTTTGCGATTGGGATGGAGAGACGGTTTGATCCTACTGAGCGGATATATAACATTTGTGTATTTAACCGTTACCTAA
- a CDS encoding glutamine synthetase beta-grasp domain-containing protein, which translates to MSKSKLEYIWLDGYQPTQNMRSKTKVVDNFSGKLEDCPIWSFDGSSTRQAEGGASDCVLKPVAIYPDPDRTNAWLVMNEVMNADGTPHPSNARFTIDDDNDDFWFGFEQEYFIMDVKTELPLGFPRGGYPKPQGMYYCSVGGLNTHGRELVEEHADVCIKAGLNFEGINQEVACGQWEFQLFAKGAKKAGDEIWVARYLLDRLTEKHDYYIEYHPKPLGDTDWNGSGMHANFSNTTLRTCGSKEVYEKICEAFRPLVKEHMAVYGAYNDQRLTGKHETASIHDFTYGISDRGASLRIPIYTVSNGWKGYLEDRRPASNGDPYKIAGRIIKTVKSAVLEPQHS; encoded by the coding sequence ATGAGCAAGTCTAAATTAGAATACATTTGGTTGGACGGGTACCAACCCACTCAAAACATGAGGAGTAAAACCAAGGTTGTGGATAATTTCAGCGGAAAATTGGAAGATTGTCCAATTTGGTCCTTTGATGGAAGCTCTACCCGGCAGGCAGAAGGAGGTGCATCTGATTGCGTATTAAAACCCGTAGCAATCTATCCTGATCCTGACCGTACCAATGCATGGTTGGTAATGAACGAAGTTATGAATGCAGATGGCACGCCCCATCCTTCAAATGCAAGATTCACAATTGACGACGACAATGATGATTTCTGGTTTGGATTTGAACAAGAGTACTTTATAATGGATGTTAAGACCGAACTTCCATTAGGCTTCCCAAGGGGAGGATATCCAAAACCACAAGGAATGTATTATTGTTCTGTAGGCGGATTAAATACCCACGGTCGTGAGTTGGTGGAAGAACATGCCGATGTATGTATTAAAGCCGGTCTAAATTTCGAAGGCATTAATCAAGAAGTTGCATGTGGACAATGGGAGTTTCAATTGTTCGCCAAAGGGGCCAAGAAAGCAGGTGATGAGATTTGGGTGGCCAGGTATTTATTGGATCGCCTGACTGAAAAACATGATTATTATATTGAATACCACCCCAAACCACTTGGTGACACCGATTGGAACGGCTCTGGAATGCATGCCAACTTTTCCAACACCACCTTAAGAACGTGTGGGTCAAAAGAAGTCTACGAAAAAATATGCGAAGCTTTCCGTCCGCTAGTGAAGGAACATATGGCCGTTTACGGTGCCTATAACGATCAGCGTTTGACCGGGAAACACGAAACCGCTTCCATCCACGATTTCACTTACGGTATTTCTGATCGCGGTGCTTCCCTTAGGATTCCGATCTATACTGTATCAAACGGATGGAAAGGCTATTTGGAAGACCGGAGGCCAGCCTCCAATGGTGACCCGTACAAAATTGCGGGTAGAATCATCAAGACGGTCAAATCTGCTGTCCTAGAGCCTCAGCACTCCTAA
- a CDS encoding glutamine synthetase III has product MSKQRFSALERSNNRSRIEVKEKGRRSEYFGANVFNEERMLQFLTKEAYDRIKGAVISGTKIDRKVADQVAEGMKSWAISMGATHYTHWFQPLTNATAEKHDAFFDLTPEGRGMEKFGGGQLVQQESDASSFPNGGIRNTFEARGYTAWDPTSPAFLYGATLCIPTVFVAYTGEALDNKAPLLRALNAVDEAATAVAKYFDKNVTKVNATLGWEQEYFLVDKALAYSRPDIALTGRTLVGQSAAKGQQLDDHYFGVIPKRVLSFMKELEKECTKLGIPVKTRHNEVAPNQFELAPIFEETNLAVDHNLLLMDIMEKVSDKHNFKILFHEKPFAGVNGSGKHNNWSLATNTGVNLLSPGSTPMKNLQFLTFFVNTIKAVDTYEELLRSSIASASNDHRLGANEAPPAILSIFIGQQLNEVLNELEGVTKGKLSPEEKTDLKLNVVGKIPEILLDNTDRNRTSPFAFTGNKFEMRGVGSKANCAKPMMVLNTIVAKQLQIFKKEVDVLIDKKGLKKDEAIFNVLREYIKTSKRIRFEGDGYSEAWEKEAKTRGLSNNKNTPQALQVLTSKESLALFKSMNVMSEIEVKVRQEVELEEYIMHIQIEGRVFNELIYSYIIPAAVEYQNKLLTNITGLKSLYGDDYKKMAESQLDIVSRISEHIGVIKVRTDAMVGERKKANNMVDVNEKAFAYCDNVRSHFEEIRYHCDKLERLVGDEYWPLTKYRELLFIK; this is encoded by the coding sequence ATGTCAAAGCAGAGATTTAGTGCCCTTGAGCGTAGTAATAATCGGAGTAGGATAGAAGTTAAGGAGAAGGGAAGGCGTTCCGAGTATTTTGGAGCCAACGTTTTTAATGAGGAAAGAATGTTGCAATTCTTAACTAAGGAAGCCTATGACCGAATTAAGGGGGCTGTTATTTCAGGGACCAAAATAGATCGTAAGGTGGCCGATCAGGTTGCCGAAGGAATGAAATCTTGGGCCATCTCTATGGGAGCTACACACTATACGCACTGGTTTCAACCGTTAACGAATGCGACAGCTGAAAAACATGATGCTTTTTTTGACCTGACCCCCGAAGGTAGAGGGATGGAAAAATTTGGAGGCGGACAATTGGTGCAGCAGGAGTCGGATGCATCTAGCTTTCCTAATGGAGGTATTAGAAATACCTTTGAAGCAAGGGGCTATACGGCATGGGATCCTACTTCTCCTGCATTCCTTTACGGTGCTACCCTTTGTATTCCTACCGTTTTTGTAGCTTATACTGGAGAGGCATTAGATAATAAGGCACCTTTGTTAAGGGCTTTGAATGCTGTTGATGAGGCAGCAACGGCCGTAGCGAAATATTTCGATAAAAATGTTACTAAGGTGAATGCCACCTTAGGCTGGGAGCAAGAATATTTTTTGGTAGATAAAGCCTTGGCGTATTCCCGACCAGATATTGCTCTTACGGGAAGAACGTTGGTTGGGCAATCTGCAGCCAAAGGGCAGCAGTTGGACGATCATTATTTTGGGGTGATCCCTAAAAGGGTCCTAAGCTTTATGAAAGAATTGGAGAAGGAATGTACCAAATTGGGGATTCCGGTCAAGACTCGTCATAATGAAGTGGCACCAAATCAGTTTGAACTTGCCCCAATATTTGAAGAGACCAATTTGGCGGTAGATCACAACCTGTTGCTAATGGATATCATGGAAAAGGTATCGGACAAGCATAACTTTAAGATACTTTTTCACGAAAAGCCATTTGCTGGGGTAAACGGTTCGGGGAAACATAACAATTGGTCCTTGGCTACCAATACCGGAGTAAACCTTCTAAGCCCTGGTTCTACTCCAATGAAGAATCTTCAGTTTTTAACCTTTTTCGTGAATACCATTAAGGCTGTAGATACCTATGAGGAATTGTTGCGTTCTTCTATCGCCTCTGCTAGTAATGATCATAGGTTAGGGGCTAATGAAGCGCCTCCTGCAATTTTATCCATTTTTATAGGGCAGCAGTTGAATGAAGTGCTCAACGAATTGGAAGGGGTTACTAAAGGAAAATTATCGCCCGAGGAGAAAACGGATCTAAAACTGAACGTCGTAGGGAAGATCCCAGAAATATTGTTAGACAATACCGATCGTAATCGTACTTCGCCCTTCGCCTTTACCGGCAATAAATTTGAAATGAGAGGTGTAGGTTCTAAGGCCAATTGCGCCAAACCTATGATGGTTCTAAATACCATCGTTGCCAAGCAATTGCAGATCTTTAAAAAAGAAGTTGATGTTCTAATAGATAAGAAAGGTCTTAAGAAGGATGAGGCTATTTTTAACGTATTACGAGAATACATTAAAACTTCCAAACGAATTAGGTTCGAAGGGGATGGGTATAGCGAAGCTTGGGAAAAGGAGGCTAAAACTAGGGGACTTAGCAATAATAAGAATACTCCCCAAGCGCTTCAGGTGTTGACCTCTAAGGAAAGTCTGGCATTGTTCAAATCTATGAACGTAATGAGCGAGATCGAAGTAAAAGTCCGTCAGGAGGTAGAGCTGGAAGAGTATATTATGCATATTCAAATAGAGGGAAGAGTATTTAATGAGCTGATATACAGCTATATCATTCCCGCGGCAGTAGAATATCAAAATAAATTATTAACTAATATTACCGGTCTTAAATCGCTTTATGGCGATGATTATAAGAAAATGGCGGAGAGTCAGCTAGATATTGTTTCGCGTATATCCGAACATATTGGAGTTATAAAAGTAAGGACTGATGCTATGGTAGGGGAACGTAAGAAAGCCAATAATATGGTTGATGTTAATGAAAAAGCATTCGCTTACTGTGATAATGTGAGGTCTCACTTTGAAGAGATTCGTTACCATTGTGATAAATTGGAGCGTTTAGTTGGAGATGAATATTGGCCTTTGACTAAATATAGGGAGCTCCTATTTATAAAATAA